A window of Fibrobacter sp. UBA4297 contains these coding sequences:
- a CDS encoding iron-containing alcohol dehydrogenase, producing MASFLYRFACRAFQKAFFVGVHFMPWREPQLIHGAGSLQQLPNQLKANNVSNVLLVTDVFLAQTEHFQNIKKYLEEAGVLYSIYDQTIPNPTIDNINDAARIYRKNKCNGLVAFGGGSAIDCAKGVGIRIVRRWTPITFMRGTLRVLRKIPYLVAIPTTAGTGSEATVAAVISNPQTHEKYPINDFVLIPRLAILDANITLDLPANLTATTGMDALTHAIEAYIGNSNFGGSEEAAITAGQLIIENIQNAYRDGHNIKARENLQKAAYLAGYAFTRAYVGYVHAIAHSLGGMYHTPHGLANAVILPHVLEFYGETCEMRLGFFAKAIGAVPAELDNHEASKVFIMQIRELNRSMDIPEHLEFIQTEDIPRLAKSASKEANPLYPVPKILNAKELETLYRIVKGTKL from the coding sequence ATGGCATCATTCCTTTACAGATTCGCCTGCCGAGCATTCCAAAAAGCGTTCTTTGTTGGCGTACACTTTATGCCATGGCGAGAACCTCAGCTTATTCACGGAGCCGGGAGTTTGCAACAGCTTCCCAACCAGCTCAAAGCGAATAACGTAAGCAACGTTCTCCTCGTCACAGACGTATTCTTGGCGCAAACAGAGCACTTCCAGAATATCAAGAAATACTTGGAAGAAGCAGGCGTCCTGTATTCAATTTACGACCAAACTATTCCGAATCCGACGATTGACAACATCAATGACGCCGCCCGCATTTATCGCAAAAATAAATGCAACGGACTTGTCGCGTTTGGCGGCGGTTCTGCAATCGACTGTGCAAAGGGCGTGGGCATCCGCATTGTAAGGCGCTGGACGCCGATTACATTTATGCGAGGGACGCTACGCGTTCTTCGCAAGATCCCGTATCTCGTTGCCATCCCGACGACGGCGGGGACAGGAAGCGAAGCGACTGTGGCCGCCGTGATTTCTAATCCGCAGACACATGAGAAATACCCGATTAACGATTTCGTCTTGATTCCGCGTCTTGCGATTCTCGATGCCAATATTACGCTCGACTTGCCCGCCAATCTTACGGCAACTACCGGCATGGATGCACTCACGCACGCCATTGAAGCCTACATCGGCAACAGCAATTTCGGCGGAAGCGAAGAAGCTGCCATCACCGCAGGGCAATTGATTATTGAAAATATCCAGAACGCCTATCGCGATGGTCACAATATCAAGGCTCGTGAAAACTTGCAAAAAGCGGCATACCTCGCTGGTTACGCATTCACTCGCGCTTACGTTGGATACGTTCATGCCATTGCGCATAGCTTAGGCGGAATGTACCACACGCCTCACGGGCTTGCAAACGCGGTCATTCTGCCGCATGTTCTAGAGTTTTACGGTGAAACCTGCGAAATGCGTCTCGGCTTCTTTGCAAAAGCCATCGGAGCCGTCCCGGCAGAGCTCGATAACCATGAAGCATCCAAAGTTTTCATTATGCAGATTCGCGAGTTGAACCGCTCTATGGACATTCCAGAGCACTTGGAATTTATCCAAACAGAGGACATTCCAAGACTCGCGAAGTCGGCAAGCAAAGAAGCAAACCCGCTTTACCCCGTGCCGAAAATATTAAATGCGAAAGAGCTCGAAACGCTCTATCGCATTGTGAAAGGAACGAAGTTATAA
- a CDS encoding aldehyde dehydrogenase family protein, with amino-acid sequence MNEIHGIDIQKIFEAQGENRWKIAQTSAKERIQKLKELREAVVKYQEEFYEAVWQDFHKPRFEAWLSEIFPTIEEIDHTISHLKKWMKDKSASRVFFLPTSKSRLHYEPKGRVLIFAPWNYPFLLLVNPIISAIAAGNVIMAKPSHKTPHVSEVLVKMFKENFPENEIALIEGEGSEIGDKLLELPFDHVFFTGSPKVGAHIAEMAAKHHASITLELGGKSPTILLPGVNVKKHIKQIAWGKTLNGGQTCIAPDYALCPEDKVQEFAEAFAEEIKQRFGDTEAKRHECKDFVHIVDKRATVRHAALIKDAIAKGAKQVIGGVSDIENCYTPITVLTNVTSDMEIMKSEIFGPIMPIIAYKNLDEAIAFVQSRPKPLALYIFGTNKRDINYVLSHTTSGSTCVNNTIIQIENLEVPFGGVGMSGTGNYHGFFGFKTFSHERNIMEQKGFDAVTFFHPPYGIVPGSLRSKIQNFAEKALRFLKSM; translated from the coding sequence TCAAGGGGAAAATCGCTGGAAAATAGCCCAGACGAGTGCCAAAGAGCGTATTCAAAAGCTGAAAGAACTTCGCGAAGCCGTCGTGAAGTATCAAGAAGAATTTTACGAAGCGGTTTGGCAGGATTTCCACAAGCCGCGTTTCGAAGCATGGCTCAGTGAAATTTTCCCGACGATTGAAGAAATCGACCACACCATCAGCCATCTGAAAAAATGGATGAAGGACAAAAGCGCTAGTCGAGTTTTCTTTTTACCCACGTCCAAAAGCCGCCTCCACTACGAGCCGAAAGGCCGTGTGCTGATTTTTGCACCGTGGAACTATCCGTTCTTGTTGCTTGTAAATCCGATAATTTCGGCGATTGCGGCAGGCAACGTGATTATGGCGAAGCCTTCGCACAAGACTCCGCACGTGAGTGAAGTTCTCGTGAAGATGTTTAAAGAGAACTTCCCGGAAAATGAAATTGCACTCATTGAAGGCGAAGGATCTGAAATTGGAGACAAGTTACTAGAGCTTCCGTTCGACCATGTATTCTTTACAGGGAGTCCGAAGGTCGGCGCACACATTGCAGAAATGGCAGCCAAGCACCACGCGAGCATCACGCTTGAACTTGGCGGAAAGTCGCCCACGATTCTGCTCCCCGGCGTAAACGTCAAGAAGCACATCAAGCAGATTGCTTGGGGCAAGACGCTGAACGGCGGGCAGACCTGCATTGCGCCTGATTACGCACTTTGTCCCGAAGATAAAGTTCAGGAATTTGCAGAAGCTTTTGCCGAAGAAATCAAACAGAGATTTGGCGATACCGAAGCTAAGCGCCATGAATGTAAAGACTTTGTCCACATTGTAGACAAACGCGCAACTGTACGCCATGCCGCACTCATCAAGGATGCAATTGCCAAAGGCGCTAAACAAGTTATCGGCGGAGTGAGCGATATCGAAAATTGCTACACACCAATTACCGTGCTCACAAACGTCACGTCCGACATGGAAATCATGAAGTCCGAAATTTTCGGACCGATTATGCCGATTATTGCCTACAAGAATCTTGACGAAGCGATCGCATTTGTACAAAGCCGCCCAAAACCACTTGCGCTGTACATCTTCGGTACGAACAAACGCGACATCAATTACGTTTTGAGCCATACCACATCGGGTTCCACCTGCGTGAACAACACCATTATCCAAATCGAGAATTTGGAAGTTCCATTTGGCGGCGTGGGCATGAGCGGTACAGGCAATTACCACGGATTTTTCGGATTCAAGACGTTTAGCCATGAGCGCAACATCATGGAGCAAAAAGGGTTCGATGCGGTGACATTTTTCCACCCGCCCTACGGAATTGTTCCCGGCAGTTTGCGTTCCAAAATCCAGAACTTTGCAGAAAAAGCTTTACGCTTTTTAAAGTCGATGTAG